The following are encoded together in the Ralstonia insidiosa genome:
- the alaS gene encoding alanine--tRNA ligase: MKASDIRQKFLTFFEGKGHTVVRSSPLVPGNDPTLLFTNSGMVQFKDVFLGTDKRPYVRAASVQRCLRAGGKHNDLENVGYTARHHTFFEMLGNWSFGDYFKRDALVWAWELLTQEYKLPADKLWATVYQTDDEAYDIWTKVIGLPPERVVRIGDNKGAPYASDNFWQMAETGPCGPCSEIFYDHGPDVWGGPPGSPEADGDRYIEIWNNVFMQFDRQLDSATGEYTLTPLPAPCVDTGMGMERLAAILQHVHSNYEIDLFQALIAAAARETNTKDLSNNSLRVIADHIRACSFLIVDGVIPGNEGRGYVLRRIIRRAIRHGYKLGCRAAFFHKLVDDLVAQMGEAYPELREARDRVVEVLRTEEARFFETIEHGMSILDSALGELKASGSKMLDGELAFKLHDTYGFPLDLTQDVCRENDVIVDEAAFDAAMNRQREQARAAGKFKLAAGTLDYTGDKTTFHGYDQLVRETARVTALFVDGASVQEMHPGQTGVVVLDHTPFYAESGGQVGDQGTLKAATVWFDVADTLKVQPEVFGHHGELRTGVLKVGDAVAAEVDAVRRARTMRNHSATHLMHKALREVLGGHVQQKGSLVDADKTRFDFSHNAPMTPLQIREVEARVNAEIFANAATSAQIMGFDDAVKNGAMALFGEKYGDEVRVLSIGTSKELCGGTHVARTGDIGLFKIVGESGVAAGIRRVEAITGDNVLHYLQTLDTRINEAAAALRAQPSELTQRIGQVQDQVKTLEKELERLKSKLAASQGDELVSQAVDVAGIKVLAAKLDGADAKTLRETMDKLKDKLQTAAIVLGSVSDGKVALIAGVTADATAKVKAGELVNFVAQQVGGKGGGRPDMAQAGGTEPDNLPQALAGVVAWVQQKV, from the coding sequence ATGAAAGCCTCCGATATCCGCCAAAAATTCCTGACCTTCTTTGAGGGCAAGGGCCACACCGTGGTGCGCTCCTCGCCGCTGGTGCCGGGCAACGACCCGACGCTGCTGTTCACCAACTCCGGCATGGTGCAGTTCAAGGACGTCTTCCTCGGTACCGACAAGCGCCCGTACGTGCGCGCGGCCTCCGTGCAGCGCTGCCTGCGCGCCGGCGGCAAGCACAACGATCTGGAAAACGTCGGCTACACCGCGCGTCACCACACGTTCTTCGAGATGCTCGGCAACTGGTCGTTCGGCGACTACTTCAAGCGCGATGCACTCGTGTGGGCGTGGGAGCTGCTGACGCAGGAATACAAGCTGCCGGCCGATAAGCTGTGGGCCACCGTCTACCAGACCGACGACGAGGCTTACGACATCTGGACCAAGGTGATCGGCCTGCCGCCCGAGCGCGTTGTGCGCATCGGCGACAACAAGGGCGCACCGTACGCCTCCGACAACTTCTGGCAGATGGCCGAAACCGGCCCGTGCGGCCCGTGCTCGGAAATCTTCTACGACCACGGCCCGGATGTGTGGGGCGGCCCCCCGGGCAGCCCGGAAGCCGACGGCGACCGCTACATCGAGATCTGGAACAACGTGTTCATGCAGTTCGACCGCCAGCTCGATTCGGCGACCGGCGAATACACGCTGACCCCGCTGCCCGCACCGTGCGTCGACACCGGCATGGGCATGGAGCGCCTGGCTGCCATCCTGCAACACGTGCACAGCAACTACGAGATCGACCTGTTCCAGGCGCTCATCGCTGCCGCTGCGCGCGAGACCAACACGAAGGATCTGTCGAACAACTCGCTGCGCGTGATTGCCGACCACATTCGCGCGTGCTCGTTCCTGATCGTCGACGGCGTGATCCCGGGCAATGAAGGCCGCGGCTACGTGCTGCGCCGGATCATCCGCCGCGCCATCCGCCACGGCTACAAGCTGGGCTGCCGCGCCGCGTTCTTCCACAAGCTGGTGGACGACCTCGTTGCGCAGATGGGCGAGGCCTATCCGGAATTGCGCGAAGCGCGTGACCGCGTGGTCGAGGTGCTGCGCACGGAGGAAGCCCGCTTCTTCGAGACCATCGAGCACGGCATGTCGATCCTCGACAGCGCGCTGGGCGAACTGAAGGCGTCGGGCAGCAAGATGCTCGACGGCGAACTCGCCTTCAAGCTGCACGACACCTATGGCTTCCCGCTGGACCTGACGCAAGACGTCTGCCGCGAGAACGATGTGATCGTCGACGAAGCCGCCTTTGACGCTGCCATGAACCGCCAGCGTGAGCAGGCGCGCGCCGCCGGCAAGTTCAAGCTGGCCGCCGGCACGCTCGACTACACCGGCGACAAGACCACCTTCCACGGCTACGACCAGCTCGTGCGCGAAACTGCGCGCGTGACGGCGTTGTTTGTCGATGGCGCATCGGTGCAGGAAATGCACCCGGGCCAGACCGGCGTGGTGGTGCTCGATCACACGCCGTTCTATGCGGAATCCGGCGGTCAGGTTGGCGACCAGGGCACGCTCAAGGCCGCCACCGTCTGGTTTGACGTGGCCGACACGCTCAAGGTGCAGCCCGAAGTGTTCGGCCATCACGGCGAGCTGCGCACCGGCGTGCTGAAGGTTGGCGATGCCGTGGCTGCGGAAGTGGACGCCGTGCGTCGCGCGCGCACCATGCGCAACCACTCGGCCACCCACCTGATGCACAAGGCCCTGCGCGAAGTGCTGGGCGGCCACGTGCAGCAGAAGGGCTCGCTGGTCGATGCGGACAAGACCCGCTTCGACTTCTCGCACAACGCGCCGATGACGCCGCTGCAGATCCGCGAAGTGGAAGCCCGCGTCAACGCAGAAATTTTCGCCAACGCCGCCACCAGCGCCCAAATCATGGGCTTTGACGATGCGGTCAAGAACGGCGCGATGGCGCTGTTTGGCGAGAAGTACGGTGACGAAGTGCGCGTGCTGTCGATCGGTACGTCGAAGGAACTGTGCGGCGGCACCCACGTGGCCCGCACCGGTGACATCGGCCTGTTCAAGATCGTGGGCGAGTCGGGCGTGGCCGCCGGCATCCGCCGCGTGGAAGCCATCACCGGCGACAACGTGCTGCACTACCTGCAGACGCTCGACACGCGCATCAACGAAGCGGCTGCCGCTCTGCGCGCACAGCCGTCGGAACTGACGCAGCGCATCGGCCAGGTGCAGGACCAGGTCAAGACGCTGGAGAAGGAGCTGGAGCGCCTGAAGTCGAAGCTCGCTGCAAGCCAGGGCGACGAACTGGTGAGCCAGGCCGTGGACGTGGCCGGCATCAAGGTGCTGGCTGCCAAGCTCGACGGCGCGGATGCCAAAACGCTGCGCGAGACCATGGACAAGCTCAAGGACAAGCTGCAGACCGCCGCCATCGTCCTGGGCAGCGTGAGCGACGGCAAGGTTGCGCTGATCGCCGGCGTGACGGCGGACGCCACCGCCAAGGTCAAGGCCGGCGAGCTGGTCAACTTTGTCGCCCAGCAGGTCGGCGGCAAGGGTGGTGGCCGCCCGGACATGGCTCAAGCAGGTGGTACCGAGCCGGACAACCTGCCGCAGGCACTGGCGGGTGTGGTCGCCTGGGTGCAGCAGAAGGTGTGA
- a CDS encoding ArnT family glycosyltransferase: protein MLEPTRPGRRSVNTPAATAHARDLNSSAAALSANAVMASAAQAAYAWPWQALRKSRTWIFAVLIACAYLLPGTLGHDPWKQDETYTFGIIQHMLETGDLIVPTSAGQPFVEKPPLYAWVASSLAWLLWDELPAHDAARLASALFAGLAFACTARLARAATNAPSWADPRVLGTLALCAGSLIVVKHTHDMITDVALLAGTAIGFCGLFECVQAAVQPTARRRSSAVWLGVGMGIALLAKGIFIPLVFCITLVGACVLFPACRSRAFLRLLGTAALVFLPFATIWPTLFYLRAPDLFHVWFWDNNIGRFLGFSVPVLGAENDDPFYVWHTLLTIGFPAGPLALLALVCGAWREWRTPRVALPAIFAGVGLLALQVSATARPLYLLPFMVPLALLGQQAIARLPMRLHVGWDYLSRVLFGGIAVLAWLLWAVMTENTSRASVRWLDRWLPVDWTMPIEPWLVGGALVLTIGWLRLLPHLRRAGVWRGALSWAAGALVGWGLVATLLLPWLDEAKSYRSVFNNLSSKLAPAWHADDCMASLHLGESEAPMLHYFTGILHRPLAQSSTHACRWLILQDSHTHARTPGREWLPFWSGARPGDRNERLRVFMRVPPVLLTQSIRH from the coding sequence ATGCTGGAACCGACACGCCCTGGACGGCGGAGCGTCAACACGCCCGCCGCGACCGCTCACGCGCGTGACCTCAACTCGAGTGCCGCCGCGCTGTCCGCCAACGCGGTCATGGCATCTGCAGCCCAAGCGGCGTACGCCTGGCCGTGGCAGGCCTTGCGCAAATCGCGCACGTGGATCTTCGCGGTGCTCATCGCCTGTGCCTACCTGCTACCGGGCACGCTCGGCCACGACCCCTGGAAGCAGGACGAGACCTACACGTTCGGCATCATCCAGCACATGCTGGAAACCGGCGACCTGATCGTGCCGACCAGTGCCGGGCAGCCCTTTGTAGAGAAGCCGCCGCTGTATGCGTGGGTCGCCAGCAGCCTGGCCTGGCTGCTGTGGGATGAACTGCCCGCGCACGACGCGGCGCGGCTTGCCAGCGCGCTGTTTGCCGGCCTGGCCTTCGCCTGCACCGCGCGCCTGGCGCGTGCCGCCACCAACGCGCCTTCGTGGGCTGACCCGCGTGTGCTCGGCACATTGGCGCTGTGCGCGGGCTCGCTGATCGTGGTCAAACACACGCATGACATGATCACCGACGTGGCCCTGCTGGCCGGCACCGCCATCGGCTTCTGCGGGCTGTTCGAATGCGTGCAGGCAGCCGTGCAACCCACGGCGCGCAGGCGCAGCTCCGCAGTGTGGCTCGGCGTGGGTATGGGGATCGCGCTGTTGGCGAAAGGCATATTCATTCCGCTGGTGTTCTGCATCACGCTGGTCGGGGCGTGCGTGCTGTTTCCAGCCTGCCGCAGCCGCGCGTTCCTTCGCCTGTTGGGTACCGCCGCGCTGGTGTTCCTGCCCTTCGCCACGATCTGGCCCACGCTGTTCTACCTGCGTGCCCCGGACCTGTTCCACGTCTGGTTCTGGGACAACAACATCGGCCGCTTCCTGGGCTTTTCTGTGCCGGTGCTGGGCGCGGAGAACGACGACCCGTTCTACGTCTGGCACACGCTGCTGACCATCGGTTTTCCCGCAGGACCACTTGCACTGCTCGCGCTAGTGTGCGGCGCCTGGCGCGAGTGGCGAACACCACGCGTGGCCCTGCCGGCCATCTTCGCGGGCGTCGGGCTGCTCGCGCTGCAGGTCTCTGCAACAGCGCGCCCGCTCTACCTGCTGCCGTTCATGGTGCCGCTGGCGCTGCTCGGCCAGCAGGCAATCGCGCGACTGCCGATGCGGCTCCATGTCGGATGGGATTACCTCAGCCGGGTGCTGTTTGGCGGCATTGCGGTACTGGCGTGGCTGCTGTGGGCGGTCATGACGGAGAACACCTCGCGGGCGAGCGTGCGCTGGCTTGACCGCTGGTTGCCAGTCGACTGGACCATGCCGATCGAACCCTGGCTCGTGGGCGGCGCACTGGTGCTCACGATTGGATGGCTGCGCCTGCTGCCGCATCTGCGGCGGGCGGGGGTATGGCGCGGCGCGCTGTCTTGGGCGGCCGGCGCCCTGGTGGGCTGGGGATTGGTCGCCACCCTGCTGCTGCCCTGGCTGGACGAGGCCAAGAGCTATCGCTCGGTGTTCAACAACCTCAGCAGCAAGCTGGCCCCGGCATGGCACGCAGACGACTGCATGGCGAGTCTGCATCTGGGTGAATCCGAGGCGCCGATGCTGCACTACTTCACCGGCATCCTGCACCGCCCGCTGGCGCAGTCGTCAACGCACGCGTGCCGATGGTTGATCCTCCAGGACAGCCACACGCACGCACGCACGCCCGGTCGCGAATGGCTGCCGTTCTGGTCTGGTGCCCGCCCCGGTGACCGGAACGAGCGGCTGCGGGTCTTTATGCGGGTGCCCCCAGTCTTGCTCACACAGTCCATCCGGCATTGA